The following is a genomic window from Bacteroidia bacterium.
GATAAAGCTTCTGTAACTCGCAACAGCAAGTACCCGTTATCTGCATTTAACATTATTGACTGTAACTTTATGACTGATGCTGCTATCGAGCATACCTTGTTGCAATACATTCAAGATTATAATCAGATTAGCCAACTACCCGATGATAAGTTGCCAGTATGCTCTTCTGACGACAGGTGGGAGAGAGACCATAAGTACGCAGTAATGAAGCATGGAAACAAGCGAGCAATCAGAGTATTTGATAATCAAAACGAAGCAAATACATATAGAGACTTGAACTGTAATCTTGAGGAAACATACATTGAACACAGGCCAGCTACCCCTACCCGTTGTCTTGACTGGTGCGAGGTAAACAAATACTGTCCATTTTATACAGCATACATGAAGAAACAAGAAAACATATTAAAACAGGAGGCATTAAATGTTAGTAAAGAAAATACCATTAATTATATCAAAAGAGACTTATTCTAAGATTGAAGACGGCGAGTATTTGGCTCATCTTGTAAAAAGCAATAAGTATGAAACAGTGCATGAAGCAATCATTGAATGGTGGCACAAGTGCAAATTAAAGGAAAAAAAGTATCAAAGCATGAAATGTATTGTCAACATGAATAAGCAAAGAGCTATAAAAACATTAACAGATTTGATTGTTAAAGACAAGCAAGACATAAATGACATTGTAATGGTTTTAAATAAATCATTGCACCATAGGTTTTGGAAAGATAACTTGCTATCCATAGGCAAATTACGCAAGCTAAGCTCTAACGGGGTAACAAAGTATGAGAATATTTACCTGATTTGTGTCAAGGATGCTGAAGAAATAGAAGAGAGAGCACCACGCAAACCATTTATAAATACATTGAAGGTACTGTAGCATGAATGCACAAACCATTTCAGTTAGCTCATATGATGCTGAACAGGGCTTATTAAGACTGTTTTGCCAGCATAAAGAAATCTTAGGCTATGTTTCTGAAAGCATCTTGCCTGAATATTTTACAGACATAAACCGCTTGTTGTACACGGCAATTTATGAACTGTTTAAGACAAACTTTGCTATTGATGCTATTACCATTTCTCACTACTTAACACGCATTCCGCACGGTTCACGGGTACCCAGTAGCATTGTTTCAGATTTGTTTCAACCAGAAGACAAAAACAAGCTTGAAGCATATTTGTCCATTGTTACCGAGCATTACAAAGCAAGAAATTATCAGTCCATGATGGTTGAATTGCAAAAAGCAATGACAGAAAACAAGAGCTCAGGCATTATGGCTGAAATTGTCTCCAGGTACAATTCAAACATTGACTTAGGTATTTCAAAACCAAAAAGTATTGACATGGTTGTTGCGAGCTATGAAAAAGAGTTAACAGAAGATATCTTTCATGGACGCAAGGTTGACAGAAATCTTATCGGCTTTGGCATTAACAAGCTTGATTCGCACGACTTGATGAGACCAGGCAATGTTTACATCGTGGCAGGTAGACCAGGTAAAGGCAAAACCTCACTCATGATACAAGCGGCATACCATAACGCATTCATTGAAAAAAAGAGGGTTGTTATATTCTCATTAGAAATGACAAATATGGAATTGCTTGAGAAGATTTATTGCAGGCATGCAAACATTGACAGCGAGATATGGTTAAAAATGGACAAAAAAGTAAAGCTTAAAGAAATGCAGGTTTTTAAATCTTTTATTATTGCAAACCATATTGACTTGATTGTTGACGAACAGTGCCACGAGTTGGAATCGATTGTCAACCGTGCAGCTGCATTGAATGCACAAAAACCAATCGACTTAATCTGTATTGACTATGCACAACTGATTACCGGTGGCAAGAGTGAAGACTTGCGAGTGGTTTTGGTTCGCGCAATGAATACTATTAAAAACCATGTAGCAAAGAAATTAAACACTGTTGTAATGTTGCTATCTCAAATAGGTAAAGACGTTGAGAAGCAAAACAACAGAATACCAGTTTTGGCTGACCTTATGGAAAGCAGTGCAATTGAGCAAGTAGCAGCATCTGCATTCTTCTTGCATTCAGTACCTCCTAACTTGAGAAGCACCTTTGATGACGAAGGGCATATTCCCAACAACGGTGAAACATTGATAGTTATAAACAAATCACGCTTTGGCAGGGTGGGCATTTTGCCAATGTGGTTCGCTGGCGGGGTTAATCTCTTTGTAGAAAAATTGCAAGAATTAATTCAGATTAAAATTAAAACAAACAAAAATCGAAGCGAGTATATCGGCATTCCTTTTGTCGAGGACACACCTGAAATATTAAATTTAAAAGGACTGTTACAGGAGGGAATAAAATGATAAAAATAATAATCCATGCAGACTACATGGAAAGAAAAATCTTGCTTGAATTCGAGCAAAAAGGAACACTTTTAAAAAGATACAGTTTTGCCAGTCGCACGGACGCACAGCATTCCTTGTTGACTGACTACCTAATTTACTTATCAAGACGTGTAATTGAATTTGAAACAGATTCGTTGACATGGAGAGATAAGACAAAAAAGCAAGCATTGCAACACTTGAAGCAGTCAGTTGCAAATTATAAGTATTATATCCAGCTGGATAACAGCGACATTGCAGACGGTTTATATGATACAATCGTCAGAATGCTTGACTTTGAAACAGTGGAGGCAGTCAATGATAGAGGTTGTTAAAGCAAGTGCAGGTACAGGCAAGAGTTACATGCTTGTACAAAAGGTGAAACAGCTAATTGACAAAGGCGTACAGCCAGGTAAAATTCTTGCAATTACCTTCTCACGCAATGCAAAAGACGAATTAAAAGGACGCATTGATAACGGCGAGGTGCGAGTTGAAACAATTCACGCTTTATTTAATAGCTTGTTGTCAAGACTTGATGCAGGCAAGTATCGATTTGGTAAGATTATTCAAGACCATGCACAAGATATCATTATTTACAGGCTTATTGCTGAACATAAACTGTACAAAGTTATCGATAAAAACGGTTTAACAGCCAAAGATATTAAAAGCTTTATAGGCTTATCAAAAAATCTTTACATAAAACCGTTAAACAAGTTTAGGAAATTCTTTTTCAATACTAAAAACACAACTAAATTAAACAATAAAGAAAAAAATGAGATTTACAATCATTATAAACAAGTTGTACAACTTTCGGGCATAGGTGCTAAAGATAACGGCTTGCCAAACTATTTTGCATTAGCTATCCTTGATACATTTTACAAAGAGTATGAAACAAGCAAGAAAGGCATTGACTATGATGATTTGCTTATCGACATGTATGAAGCATTTCTTGTTGACAAGGGTGAAATACTTTCATACGCACAAGATAAATGGAATTACATTTTAGTAGATGAATTTCAAGACACAAACTTACTGCAGTTTAACTGTATTAAAATGATGGCTGAGGAAAGTAAAAACTTATTTATGATAGGAGACTGGAAACAATCTATTTATGAATGGAGGGGTGGCGACTACAAGCTATTAAAAAACATTAAAGCACACTATCCTGAAGCAAAAGAAACAACGTTAAGCAAGACTTACAGAAACTCTAAAGAGGTATTAAAGCTTGCAAACCACGTTGCGACACAGATGCTCAAAGACGAGCCAATTGAGACAAATTCTAATCTTACAGGCAAGGTAGTTTTTAATGAATATGTTAGCAGGAAAGAAGAAGCTGAAAGCATTGTTTCTTATTTAAAGCAAGTAAACGATGACCAGCAAACCTTTTTTATTATGGCACGTACAAATGCTCAACTGTTACCTTTGGAAATGTTATTTCTTTTAAATAAAATTCCATACAGCATTTCAAAGGAATCCATGTTAAATTCTGAAACCGTGCTTGATTTATCAATGTTACTACAGCTTTGTCGTATGCCAGGTCAATATCCACCAAACGTGCTAAAAAGACTGTTTAAATTCGCTTGTAAAATGCTACCACGCATCGACAAAGACGCATTACTGAAAGAAGGGCACAATGCAAAACTGTCAACCTTTGGTCAGAAGCAGTGGGATGAACTTGTAGAAAAAATAAATAATCTATCCAAAGTATACCACCAAAAGCAGTGCGAGGAAAACTTTCTATCAAGCATGATGAATGAATTTATAGAAGCTTTTGATTATTTCAAATACATTGATGAAACATTTAGTGTTGATGATAAATCTAAAATGAGGGATGCTCTTGTAGCATTCATTGAGATTGTTGACGTTTTTGAAACAACAGAAAACTTGCTACTATCCATTTTTCAAGCAAGAGAGCCAAATCCTGATGCAAAGATTAAGCTTATGACCATTCACGCATCGAAGGGCTTAGAAGCAAACACTGTTTTTCTGATAGGTTTAACACAGAAGATATTCCCCAGCCAGCGAGCAAGCTTGTATAAAGAAACAATTGACGCCGAAAAAAGGCTTTTATATGTAGCAGTAACACGTGCTGAGGAAAACTTGATTGTTAGCTATCACGGCAAGCAATCTACTTTTTATGAATTTTTGAAAGAATATTAAAAGAAAGAAGGAGGCATAATGGCAATAGCAAAAGAAAGCAATGTTCAAAGAGTAAACATCTCAATCGACAAGGCAGTCTTACGCAAGCTTGATGATTACAACAACACCAAAGAGCGAGGCAGGACACGCAGTCAGATTATCACACAAGCAGTTTTGGAATACATAGACAGAAAGGAAATCAAGTGAGTACATTATTTGTTGGCATTGCACCGAGACCGTCAGGTGCGGTTGCATTTATAACAAGCGACAATGTTTTATTCCGTGTTGACGACTTGCCAATTGTTAAGAAAAAACTTGA
Proteins encoded in this region:
- a CDS encoding AAA family ATPase yields the protein MNAQTISVSSYDAEQGLLRLFCQHKEILGYVSESILPEYFTDINRLLYTAIYELFKTNFAIDAITISHYLTRIPHGSRVPSSIVSDLFQPEDKNKLEAYLSIVTEHYKARNYQSMMVELQKAMTENKSSGIMAEIVSRYNSNIDLGISKPKSIDMVVASYEKELTEDIFHGRKVDRNLIGFGINKLDSHDLMRPGNVYIVAGRPGKGKTSLMIQAAYHNAFIEKKRVVIFSLEMTNMELLEKIYCRHANIDSEIWLKMDKKVKLKEMQVFKSFIIANHIDLIVDEQCHELESIVNRAAALNAQKPIDLICIDYAQLITGGKSEDLRVVLVRAMNTIKNHVAKKLNTVVMLLSQIGKDVEKQNNRIPVLADLMESSAIEQVAASAFFLHSVPPNLRSTFDDEGHIPNNGETLIVINKSRFGRVGILPMWFAGGVNLFVEKLQELIQIKIKTNKNRSEYIGIPFVEDTPEILNLKGLLQEGIK
- a CDS encoding ATP-dependent helicase, which encodes MIEVVKASAGTGKSYMLVQKVKQLIDKGVQPGKILAITFSRNAKDELKGRIDNGEVRVETIHALFNSLLSRLDAGKYRFGKIIQDHAQDIIIYRLIAEHKLYKVIDKNGLTAKDIKSFIGLSKNLYIKPLNKFRKFFFNTKNTTKLNNKEKNEIYNHYKQVVQLSGIGAKDNGLPNYFALAILDTFYKEYETSKKGIDYDDLLIDMYEAFLVDKGEILSYAQDKWNYILVDEFQDTNLLQFNCIKMMAEESKNLFMIGDWKQSIYEWRGGDYKLLKNIKAHYPEAKETTLSKTYRNSKEVLKLANHVATQMLKDEPIETNSNLTGKVVFNEYVSRKEEAESIVSYLKQVNDDQQTFFIMARTNAQLLPLEMLFLLNKIPYSISKESMLNSETVLDLSMLLQLCRMPGQYPPNVLKRLFKFACKMLPRIDKDALLKEGHNAKLSTFGQKQWDELVEKINNLSKVYHQKQCEENFLSSMMNEFIEAFDYFKYIDETFSVDDKSKMRDALVAFIEIVDVFETTENLLLSIFQAREPNPDAKIKLMTIHASKGLEANTVFLIGLTQKIFPSQRASLYKETIDAEKRLLYVAVTRAEENLIVSYHGKQSTFYEFLKEY
- a CDS encoding type II toxin-antitoxin system HicB family antitoxin, which codes for MAIAKESNVQRVNISIDKAVLRKLDDYNNTKERGRTRSQIITQAVLEYIDRKEIK